One Glycocaulis abyssi DNA window includes the following coding sequences:
- a CDS encoding acetyltransferase, which yields MTAQVAILGAGGHARVVADILMSMAGKGADLTIAGFIAPEGDAWLDIPLLGDDAALAGLVSSGAVSHFIVGVGSTCGGQPLRRRLASIAADAGALPISAIHPAAVIGREVVILPGTAVMALAAVNAGSRIGRHVIVNTGACIDHDAVVGDFAHLAPRSVLSGNVRVGNNALVGVGACVRQGISIGSDATLGAGAVAVSDIADGVTAKGIPAR from the coding sequence ATGACCGCCCAGGTGGCTATTCTTGGTGCGGGCGGCCATGCGCGGGTTGTCGCTGACATCCTCATGTCGATGGCCGGGAAAGGCGCTGATCTGACCATTGCCGGCTTCATTGCCCCGGAAGGGGATGCCTGGCTGGATATTCCGCTTCTGGGTGATGACGCCGCGCTGGCCGGGCTGGTGTCGTCCGGTGCGGTCAGTCACTTCATTGTCGGGGTAGGCTCGACCTGTGGCGGGCAGCCCCTTCGTCGGCGTTTGGCCAGTATCGCTGCGGATGCGGGCGCCCTGCCAATATCGGCCATACACCCGGCGGCTGTTATCGGCCGGGAGGTCGTGATTCTACCGGGGACGGCTGTGATGGCGCTGGCAGCGGTGAATGCCGGATCGCGTATCGGCAGGCATGTCATTGTAAACACAGGCGCCTGCATCGACCATGATGCGGTGGTCGGCGATTTTGCGCATCTCGCGCCACGCTCGGTACTGTCTGGAAATGTTCGCGTCGGCAACAACGCGCTTGTGGGCGTCGGGGCCTGTGTCCGGCAGGGGATATCCATTGGATCGGACGCAACGCTTGGCGCGGGAGCGGTTGCCGTGTCCGATATCGCGGACGGCGTAACCGCCAAGGGCATCCCGGCGCGCTAG
- the neuC gene encoding UDP-N-acetylglucosamine 2-epimerase produces MTRPRIAAVTTSRADFGIYRSVLAALSRSGELDYGLLASGMHLSPEFGMTLSMVRESGHPIWDCIEGLVSSDSDVGTAKSMGLTTLGFADSLGRLRPDLVLVLGDRFEMHAAALAAVPMGIPIAHIHGGEETEGAIDNALRHSLTKLASLHFPATALSARRIRAMGEPEERVIIAGAPALDGLAGFKRLSREELAARFGLPADGPYILATYHPVTLDPKASRAELEALWAALEGDSSAVVFTKANADAVGRAVNARLDEMAASSERMTLVGTMGAEGYFSAMAHAELMIGNSSSGIIEAASFGLPVINIGDRQKGRERSANTIDTPGTEPAIRAALQTARSQAFHEQARSANNVYGQGDAGERITQEIARFLKGAGSARKRFVLEGGA; encoded by the coding sequence ATGACACGGCCCCGGATCGCAGCCGTAACCACCAGCCGGGCCGACTTTGGCATCTACCGGTCGGTTCTGGCGGCGCTGTCCAGATCGGGTGAGCTGGATTACGGCCTGCTGGCCTCGGGCATGCATCTGTCGCCGGAATTCGGGATGACCCTTTCCATGGTGCGCGAGTCCGGCCATCCGATCTGGGATTGTATAGAGGGTCTGGTGTCGTCGGACAGTGATGTGGGCACCGCCAAATCAATGGGCCTGACTACGCTGGGCTTCGCTGACAGTCTGGGGCGTCTGCGGCCTGATCTCGTGCTGGTGCTTGGAGATCGCTTTGAAATGCACGCGGCGGCACTGGCTGCAGTGCCGATGGGTATCCCGATTGCACACATTCACGGCGGAGAGGAGACCGAAGGCGCCATAGACAATGCCTTGCGCCATTCGCTGACCAAGCTGGCCAGTCTCCACTTTCCCGCCACAGCGCTCTCGGCGCGGCGGATACGTGCGATGGGCGAGCCTGAGGAGCGCGTGATCATTGCGGGAGCGCCAGCACTCGACGGGCTGGCCGGTTTCAAGCGGCTCTCGCGCGAAGAGCTGGCGGCCCGTTTCGGGCTGCCTGCTGACGGCCCCTATATCCTCGCCACTTACCATCCGGTGACGCTCGACCCGAAGGCCAGCCGCGCCGAGCTGGAGGCGCTGTGGGCGGCTCTGGAAGGGGATAGCTCAGCGGTCGTATTTACCAAGGCGAACGCCGATGCAGTCGGCCGGGCCGTCAATGCCCGCCTTGATGAGATGGCCGCGTCCAGCGAGCGCATGACCCTTGTCGGCACGATGGGCGCTGAGGGCTATTTCTCGGCCATGGCACACGCCGAGCTGATGATTGGAAATTCGTCATCCGGTATTATCGAGGCGGCGTCCTTTGGCCTGCCCGTGATCAATATCGGTGACAGGCAGAAAGGCCGTGAGAGGTCAGCCAACACCATCGACACGCCAGGAACAGAGCCGGCAATCCGCGCTGCACTGCAGACCGCGCGAAGCCAGGCGTTTCACGAGCAGGCCCGAAGCGCGAACAATGTCTACGGGCAGGGGGATGCTGGCGAGCGTATCACACAGGAAATCGCCCGCTTTCTCAAAGGAGCAGGGTCGGCCCGCAAGCGCTTCGTTCTGGAGGGGGGGGCATGA
- the neuB gene encoding N-acetylneuraminate synthase, with translation MTSSSVRREDGVLFIAEAGVNHNGDAQTAIALCDVARQAGADAVKFQTFNAAMLATAGAEKASYQDRNAPAEGESQRDMLKKLELTVAEFRAVRDHCAKIGIEFISTPFDEDSADFLNALGVDRFKVSSGDLTHLDFLQHLARFGKPIIISTGMATLAEVEDAVRAIEEAGNPPLSILHCVSNYPARPDQANLRAMNTLAAAFGRPVGWSDHTEGGVITLASVAAGARIIEKHFTLDRTMPGPDHAASLEPNELTELIAGVRAVEAALGDGIKRPTVEEQDTARVARRSLVAARDVGAGTRLGPDDVAARRPGSGLAPKRKSEVLGRKAARDIKEGELLSWEMLAP, from the coding sequence ATGACATCATCCAGCGTAAGGCGCGAAGATGGCGTCCTGTTCATTGCCGAGGCCGGAGTAAATCACAACGGTGATGCGCAAACCGCGATTGCCCTGTGTGACGTGGCAAGGCAGGCCGGTGCCGATGCCGTGAAATTCCAGACATTCAATGCCGCCATGCTGGCCACAGCGGGTGCGGAAAAAGCCTCCTATCAGGATCGCAACGCGCCTGCCGAAGGCGAGAGCCAGCGCGACATGCTCAAAAAGCTGGAGCTGACCGTGGCTGAGTTCCGCGCTGTACGCGATCACTGCGCGAAGATCGGCATCGAGTTCATCTCCACACCGTTTGATGAAGATAGCGCTGACTTTCTGAACGCGCTCGGCGTGGACCGCTTCAAGGTATCGTCAGGCGACCTCACGCATCTCGATTTCCTTCAGCACCTGGCGCGCTTCGGCAAGCCCATCATCATCTCCACCGGCATGGCCACGCTGGCGGAGGTTGAAGACGCGGTGCGGGCCATTGAGGAGGCGGGTAATCCGCCTTTGTCGATCCTGCACTGTGTGTCCAATTATCCCGCCCGCCCGGATCAGGCCAATCTGCGTGCGATGAACACGCTGGCGGCGGCGTTTGGCCGTCCGGTAGGCTGGTCGGACCACACAGAAGGGGGCGTAATCACGCTGGCCTCGGTGGCAGCGGGCGCGCGGATCATCGAGAAGCATTTTACGCTGGATAGGACTATGCCCGGCCCTGACCACGCCGCCTCTCTGGAGCCGAACGAACTGACCGAACTCATCGCAGGTGTGCGGGCGGTCGAGGCGGCACTTGGCGATGGTATCAAGCGCCCGACGGTGGAAGAACAGGATACTGCGCGGGTGGCACGCCGCTCGCTCGTTGCTGCTAGAGATGTAGGGGCAGGAACGCGTCTCGGCCCGGATGATGTGGCGGCCCGGCGGCCGGGATCCGGCCTGGCACCCAAGCGCAAATCCGAGGTGCTGGGACGCAAGGCTGCGCGCGACATCAAGGAAGGTGAACTGCTTTCCTGGGAGATGCTGGCACCATGA
- a CDS encoding glycosyltransferase: MNNTVSVITRTRRRPDFLRRAFSSVAAQRLPGGGQVEWVIVNDDLPSSAVADIASAARDQGLTCVQIDTGVEAGGGRAAAANAGVRAASGWAYLLHDDDDTLAPDALAALSEALAAQADFAASACGVEEVSETGAEDLNPSVSASPMFQRDYPLSLIEVAYRNPLPPIGLMVRRSAFDKAGGYDDGLPVLEDWEFLLRLLMQDEVECIPPLLARHHRRTAEGDAANSADELHRRWDIIIRNRLLRADINAGAGGMGALANVHDRLTGERLNKLLGSVSGFARRFGHKPR; encoded by the coding sequence ATGAACAATACCGTTTCAGTTATAACTCGCACGCGGCGGCGTCCCGACTTCCTCCGGCGCGCGTTTTCCAGTGTCGCGGCGCAGCGCCTTCCCGGCGGCGGGCAGGTTGAATGGGTCATCGTCAACGACGACCTGCCCAGCTCCGCTGTGGCCGATATCGCCAGCGCCGCCCGAGATCAGGGCCTGACCTGCGTTCAGATCGATACCGGCGTGGAAGCGGGCGGAGGGCGCGCCGCTGCGGCGAATGCAGGCGTGCGCGCGGCATCGGGCTGGGCCTATCTGCTGCACGATGATGACGACACGCTCGCGCCTGACGCCTTGGCAGCGCTGTCTGAGGCGCTCGCGGCGCAGGCAGATTTCGCCGCTAGCGCTTGCGGCGTTGAGGAGGTGAGCGAAACGGGCGCCGAAGACCTCAATCCGTCAGTATCTGCCAGCCCGATGTTTCAGCGTGACTACCCGCTGAGCCTCATAGAAGTTGCCTACCGCAACCCGCTGCCGCCCATCGGACTGATGGTCCGGCGCTCGGCATTCGACAAGGCAGGCGGGTATGATGACGGTCTTCCGGTGCTGGAAGACTGGGAGTTTCTCCTCCGCCTGCTCATGCAGGACGAGGTGGAGTGCATACCGCCCCTGCTGGCACGTCATCACCGGCGCACCGCCGAGGGTGATGCCGCCAACAGTGCCGATGAGCTGCACCGCAGGTGGGACATCATCATACGCAACCGGCTCTTGCGCGCTGACATAAACGCTGGCGCAGGCGGTATGGGCGCACTGGCCAATGTCCATGACCGATTGACGGGTGAACGCCTGAACAAGCTCCTGGGCAGCGTGTCAGGGTTTGCGCGCCGGTTTGGTCACAAGCCGCGCTGA
- a CDS encoding polysaccharide biosynthesis protein has protein sequence MFAADMRERAGDIAERVRGKRILAIGAAGSIGSNTVQTLLGFRPAAVHIVDQNENALAELVRQLRSAPEPLQVEDFRTLPLDYGAAATRQLMLAEGPYDRVLNFAAIKHVRSEKDGFSIMQMFDTNIVKQARFMGWLAESSPQADYFSVSTDKAANPVSFMGATKRIMEHVLFDPAFSQGLAGTINSARFANVAFSNGSLPQAWQYRLERGEPLACPKDIRRYFVSLEESGHICALASLFAPDRTIAIPDLDPVEHLRPLQEIAEAFLHHSGYEPALYDSEDEAKAAMARDRSKGRWPLLLTPADTGGEKPYEEFVGEGETAIEIGLSALRAVGWAGLRHGGSIARLMEQMEPMITGAPGAPRPDKEQLKSLIGSIEPGFLTAHRDSALNLDQRA, from the coding sequence ATGTTCGCCGCAGACATGCGCGAGCGGGCCGGAGACATCGCAGAACGCGTGCGGGGAAAACGCATTCTCGCCATCGGCGCGGCAGGTTCGATTGGTTCAAATACCGTGCAGACCCTGCTGGGTTTCCGCCCTGCCGCTGTCCACATCGTTGACCAGAACGAAAACGCTCTGGCCGAGCTGGTCCGCCAGCTGCGCTCAGCGCCGGAACCCTTGCAGGTCGAGGATTTCCGCACCTTGCCGCTCGACTACGGTGCAGCGGCTACCCGCCAGCTCATGCTGGCCGAAGGACCCTATGACCGGGTACTGAATTTCGCCGCCATCAAGCATGTCCGCTCGGAGAAGGACGGCTTTTCGATCATGCAGATGTTCGACACGAACATCGTCAAGCAGGCGCGCTTCATGGGCTGGCTCGCCGAAAGCTCGCCGCAGGCCGACTATTTTTCCGTGTCCACCGACAAGGCGGCCAACCCCGTTTCCTTCATGGGCGCCACCAAGCGGATCATGGAGCATGTCCTGTTCGATCCTGCGTTTTCGCAAGGTCTTGCCGGCACCATCAACTCGGCCCGATTTGCCAATGTCGCGTTTTCCAACGGATCCCTGCCCCAGGCGTGGCAATACAGGCTGGAGCGCGGCGAGCCGCTGGCCTGCCCCAAAGACATAAGGCGCTATTTCGTGAGCCTGGAAGAGTCCGGGCATATCTGCGCGCTGGCCAGCCTGTTCGCGCCTGACCGGACGATTGCGATCCCCGATCTTGATCCGGTGGAGCATTTGCGGCCGCTGCAGGAGATAGCAGAAGCCTTCCTGCATCATTCCGGCTACGAGCCTGCTCTCTACGACAGCGAAGACGAAGCCAAGGCCGCCATGGCCCGCGACCGGAGCAAGGGCCGCTGGCCGCTACTGCTTACGCCTGCCGATACTGGCGGTGAGAAGCCCTATGAAGAATTTGTCGGAGAGGGCGAAACCGCTATCGAAATCGGCCTGTCCGCGCTTCGCGCCGTAGGCTGGGCCGGATTGCGCCACGGCGGCTCCATCGCAAGGCTCATGGAGCAGATGGAGCCGATGATAACGGGCGCGCCCGGCGCGCCCCGGCCAGACAAGGAACAGCTCAAATCCCTTATCGGATCGATTGAGCCGGGCTTTCTGACCGCTCACCGCGATTCCGCCCTTAACCTTGATCAACGCGCCTGA
- a CDS encoding aminotransferase class I/II-fold pyridoxal phosphate-dependent enzyme, whose amino-acid sequence MSRNLPAIPLAIPNIGAGEAKNLQACVDTNFVSSVGPFVTEFEERVAALSGSSAGVAMGAGTQALHMALRATDIGPGDLVILPSFTFIASANAISHSGATPWLMDIDPASWTLDPETVRTALKTHTEMRGGTLRHKASGMRVAAMIPVYTLGTPADMDALGSIASEYGLVIIADAAAAIGVDYRGQPIGPKAHMTCYSFNGNKTITCGGGGMVVGDDPMLMKRVRHLSTTARVSPNYEHDMVGYNYRMTNVQAAIGCAQLDRLNDFLAVKRRIRARYNDAFSGQTGVGVFPQPEDRESACWFSGLVLEDDALPPVNDVCARLKEHNIEARPFWMPVHMQAPYAQAIREACPVTEGVWQRILTLPCSTSLSPADQERVIAAVEAALS is encoded by the coding sequence GTGTCCCGAAACCTCCCCGCAATACCTCTGGCGATACCCAATATCGGCGCAGGCGAAGCCAAGAACCTTCAGGCGTGTGTGGACACCAATTTCGTCTCGTCAGTTGGGCCGTTCGTCACTGAATTTGAAGAGCGCGTAGCAGCGCTGTCGGGATCATCGGCAGGTGTTGCCATGGGTGCAGGCACACAAGCCTTGCACATGGCGCTGCGGGCGACCGATATAGGGCCGGGCGATCTGGTGATACTGCCCAGCTTCACCTTCATCGCCAGCGCCAATGCCATCAGCCATTCGGGCGCCACGCCCTGGCTTATGGATATCGATCCGGCCAGTTGGACGCTTGACCCGGAGACCGTACGCACAGCCCTGAAAACGCACACCGAAATGCGCGGCGGCACGTTGCGGCACAAAGCCTCCGGCATGCGCGTCGCGGCGATGATACCCGTCTATACGCTTGGCACGCCGGCCGACATGGACGCGCTCGGCTCGATTGCCAGCGAATATGGCCTGGTCATCATAGCGGATGCGGCGGCGGCCATCGGTGTGGACTATCGCGGCCAGCCTATCGGCCCGAAAGCCCACATGACCTGCTATTCCTTCAACGGCAACAAGACCATTACGTGTGGCGGCGGCGGCATGGTGGTCGGCGATGACCCCATGCTGATGAAGCGTGTGCGCCACCTCTCCACCACTGCCCGCGTATCGCCCAACTATGAGCATGACATGGTGGGCTATAATTATCGCATGACCAACGTGCAGGCGGCCATTGGCTGCGCGCAGCTGGACCGGCTGAACGATTTTCTCGCCGTCAAACGCCGTATACGCGCCCGTTACAATGACGCGTTTTCCGGGCAAACCGGTGTCGGCGTTTTCCCTCAGCCCGAAGACAGGGAATCGGCGTGCTGGTTCTCCGGGCTGGTGCTCGAAGACGATGCCCTGCCGCCGGTGAATGATGTGTGCGCACGGCTGAAGGAGCACAATATCGAGGCGCGGCCCTTCTGGATGCCGGTCCATATGCAGGCACCTTATGCGCAAGCGATAAGGGAAGCCTGTCCGGTCACTGAAGGCGTATGGCAGCGCATCCTGACCCTGCCCTGTTCGACCAGCCTCTCCCCGGCAGATCAGGAGCGGGTAATCGCCGCAGTAGAGGCCGCACTGTCGTGA
- a CDS encoding cytidylyltransferase domain-containing protein yields the protein MSCHAYIPARAGSKGLPGKNIHPFAGRPLIAWTIEAAKAAKGVDRVIVSTDGEDIARVAEAEGAEIAWRPTHLSGDTALPKDALRYHYLEMAEPDRPEVMVLLQPTSPLRRSSDIETCVSAVASGEWDSACTFKRADTNPYRAWKIEHGAVVTFIDDIDPWQPRQALPDAIELNGAVYAVRAKPFLDDPGPGFVIGRSKPVMMDEARSADIDSALDLLIAELIRDNLER from the coding sequence GTGAGCTGTCACGCCTACATTCCCGCCCGCGCTGGCAGCAAGGGGCTGCCAGGCAAGAATATCCATCCCTTCGCCGGGCGGCCCTTGATCGCCTGGACGATAGAAGCCGCAAAGGCGGCAAAGGGCGTGGACCGCGTCATCGTGTCTACCGATGGCGAAGACATCGCGCGGGTGGCCGAGGCAGAAGGCGCGGAAATCGCCTGGCGCCCGACACACCTGTCCGGCGACACAGCCCTGCCCAAGGATGCCCTGCGTTACCACTATCTCGAAATGGCCGAGCCCGACCGGCCGGAGGTAATGGTTCTGTTGCAGCCGACCTCGCCGCTGCGCCGCTCCAGCGATATTGAAACCTGCGTGTCCGCAGTTGCCAGCGGCGAATGGGACTCCGCCTGCACGTTCAAGCGGGCCGATACAAACCCTTATCGCGCATGGAAGATCGAGCACGGGGCCGTTGTCACCTTCATTGACGATATCGATCCCTGGCAGCCGCGTCAGGCCCTGCCCGACGCCATTGAACTCAATGGCGCAGTGTATGCCGTGCGCGCAAAACCCTTCCTTGACGACCCCGGCCCCGGTTTTGTGATTGGGCGATCCAAACCGGTAATGATGGACGAAGCGCGTTCGGCAGACATAGATTCCGCCCTGGACCTGCTTATCGCCGAACTGATCAGAGACAATCTTGAACGTTGA
- a CDS encoding class I SAM-dependent methyltransferase, producing the protein MTKIIVLIGCGNIGSRTLQSLVSVDAGSLGGLQIWCMDPSAEALDLARTRAGEIIGAGSVDGLDLRFVSDVSELPRTIDLAVVSTTSSVRHAAVTALMDHARIDRLVLEKFLFTDRQHYADLSARLNATGTRAWVNCPRPAWPGYMKLAARLRGTGPLSIRVAGAGWALASNAIHFLAAFEAITEERFDRFDGSGLDKDPIENRRQGYREVTGTLAASGDGGSSASLVCFKEGRAAVTVDILGAAGRFIIFEAQSRMLEQSEETGWDWKEVPFGMLYASQMAPVFQDLLTAGDCALPDYTSMFAPHLGLISIYNRVFFGPGQEDRLCPVT; encoded by the coding sequence ATGACAAAAATCATTGTTCTTATCGGTTGCGGAAACATTGGTAGCCGCACCCTGCAATCGCTTGTTTCGGTAGATGCCGGCAGTCTTGGCGGCCTCCAGATATGGTGCATGGACCCCAGTGCCGAGGCGCTGGATCTCGCCCGGACACGGGCTGGAGAGATCATCGGAGCGGGTAGCGTCGACGGGCTGGATCTGCGTTTCGTATCTGATGTTTCCGAACTCCCGCGCACGATTGACCTTGCGGTGGTGTCCACCACCTCCTCGGTACGTCATGCAGCAGTCACAGCCCTGATGGACCATGCCCGGATAGATCGGCTGGTGCTGGAGAAATTCCTGTTCACTGACCGTCAGCATTATGCCGATCTTTCGGCGCGCCTGAATGCCACGGGAACGCGCGCCTGGGTGAACTGCCCCCGCCCTGCCTGGCCGGGTTATATGAAGCTGGCGGCGCGTTTGCGTGGCACAGGGCCGCTATCTATTCGAGTGGCCGGTGCCGGCTGGGCGCTGGCATCGAACGCGATCCATTTTCTGGCTGCTTTCGAGGCTATTACCGAAGAGCGTTTCGACCGGTTCGACGGTTCCGGGCTCGACAAGGATCCGATTGAAAACCGCCGTCAGGGATACCGGGAAGTGACTGGAACCCTCGCCGCCAGCGGCGATGGCGGCAGCAGTGCATCGCTGGTCTGCTTCAAGGAAGGGCGGGCCGCAGTGACGGTGGATATTCTGGGTGCTGCGGGCCGGTTCATCATCTTTGAAGCGCAGAGCCGGATGCTCGAACAGAGCGAGGAAACCGGCTGGGACTGGAAAGAGGTCCCGTTCGGGATGCTGTATGCCAGCCAGATGGCGCCGGTATTCCAGGACCTGCTGACCGCGGGAGACTGTGCCTTGCCCGATTACACCTCCATGTTCGCTCCGCATCTGGGACTGATCAGTATTTATAACCGCGTGTTTTTTGGTCCCGGGCAGGAAGACAGACTCTGCCCCGTTACCTGA